Proteins from one Cyclopterus lumpus isolate fCycLum1 chromosome 11, fCycLum1.pri, whole genome shotgun sequence genomic window:
- the stmnd1 gene encoding stathmin domain-containing protein 1 isoform X1, which yields MGCCSSLNTAVRPMRPEEKGDEDEAGSKVEGRGDSAVSKGTTDSGVVMDNRDPPVLPGVVPRKLPPLTSECVKESTAHIITLDGTLQQVSTLQEQPTSSEILEELLNQGIIPVGQTREGSIKAGESYSIMLDDREGVRRKPPVRLESLRAKKAQKVPCIEDIEEKIRLAKERRKSREDKLKMRLRIKSARVRGPAPTSRAEEDKDTALTPVEPLQLPPTPNPFVPLPHSHITREKAEGGEWVSEVGGESREEMGKTDKGEGRRVKGGERGDNRGQGAEKVSEDGDGKGEEELTQEEELMEDNLLTDSEELESDSSLENAEDKEEKF from the exons ATGGGATGCTGCAGCTCCTTGAACACGGCGGTCCGCCCGATGAGACCGGAAGAGAAAGGAGACGAG GATGAAGCAGGAAGTAAAGTGGAAGGTCGTGGAGACTCGGCTGTGTCAAAGGGCACCACAGACAGCGGGGTGGTGATGGACAACAGGGACCCCCCTGTGCTACCTGGAGTGGTGCCCAGGAAACTCCCTCCTCTAACATCTGAGTGTGTTAAAGAAAGCACTGCGCACATAATTACACTAGATG GAACTCTCCAGCAGGTGAGCACACTGCAGGAGCAACCAACGTCCAGTGAGatcctggaggagctgctgaacCAAGGCATTATACCGGTGGGACAGACCAGAGAGGGAAGCATCAAGGCTGGAGAGTCCTACAGCATCATG CTGGATGACAGGGAGGGGGTCAGGCGAAAGCCTCCCGTCAGACTGGAGTCCCTGAGGGCCAAGAAGGCGCAGAAGGTCCCCTGCATAGAAGACATTGAGGAGAAGATACGACTTGCTAAGGAGAGACGCAAg TCGAGGGAAGACAAGCTCAAGATGCGATTGAGGATCAAGTCGGCCCGTGTTCGGGGCCCCGCTCCCACCTCCAGGgcagaggaggacaaagacacagCCCTCACTCCCGTGGAGCCGCTACAGTTACCTCCCACCCCGAACCCCTTCGTTCCACTGCCCCACAGCCACATAACACGCGAGAAGGCCGAGGGCggagagtgggtgagtgaggTGGGAGGAGAAAGCAGAGAGGAAATGGGTAAAACAGAtaagggagaagggaggagagtaaaaggaggagaaaggggagataACAGAGGGCAAGGTGCAGAGAAGGTTAGTGAGGATGGTGAtgggaaaggggaggaggagttgacccaggaggaggagcttatGGAGGATAATCTCCTCACAGACTCTGAGGAGCTGGAGAGCGATTCTAGCTTAGAAAATGcagaagacaaagaggagaagttTTAA
- the stmnd1 gene encoding uncharacterized protein stmnd1 isoform X2 codes for MDNRDPPVLPGVVPRKLPPLTSECVKESTAHIITLDGTLQQVSTLQEQPTSSEILEELLNQGIIPVGQTREGSIKAGESYSIMLDDREGVRRKPPVRLESLRAKKAQKVPCIEDIEEKIRLAKERRKSREDKLKMRLRIKSARVRGPAPTSRAEEDKDTALTPVEPLQLPPTPNPFVPLPHSHITREKAEGGEWVSEVGGESREEMGKTDKGEGRRVKGGERGDNRGQGAEKVSEDGDGKGEEELTQEEELMEDNLLTDSEELESDSSLENAEDKEEKF; via the exons ATGGACAACAGGGACCCCCCTGTGCTACCTGGAGTGGTGCCCAGGAAACTCCCTCCTCTAACATCTGAGTGTGTTAAAGAAAGCACTGCGCACATAATTACACTAGATG GAACTCTCCAGCAGGTGAGCACACTGCAGGAGCAACCAACGTCCAGTGAGatcctggaggagctgctgaacCAAGGCATTATACCGGTGGGACAGACCAGAGAGGGAAGCATCAAGGCTGGAGAGTCCTACAGCATCATG CTGGATGACAGGGAGGGGGTCAGGCGAAAGCCTCCCGTCAGACTGGAGTCCCTGAGGGCCAAGAAGGCGCAGAAGGTCCCCTGCATAGAAGACATTGAGGAGAAGATACGACTTGCTAAGGAGAGACGCAAg TCGAGGGAAGACAAGCTCAAGATGCGATTGAGGATCAAGTCGGCCCGTGTTCGGGGCCCCGCTCCCACCTCCAGGgcagaggaggacaaagacacagCCCTCACTCCCGTGGAGCCGCTACAGTTACCTCCCACCCCGAACCCCTTCGTTCCACTGCCCCACAGCCACATAACACGCGAGAAGGCCGAGGGCggagagtgggtgagtgaggTGGGAGGAGAAAGCAGAGAGGAAATGGGTAAAACAGAtaagggagaagggaggagagtaaaaggaggagaaaggggagataACAGAGGGCAAGGTGCAGAGAAGGTTAGTGAGGATGGTGAtgggaaaggggaggaggagttgacccaggaggaggagcttatGGAGGATAATCTCCTCACAGACTCTGAGGAGCTGGAGAGCGATTCTAGCTTAGAAAATGcagaagacaaagaggagaagttTTAA
- the rbm24a gene encoding RNA-binding protein 24: MHTTQKDTTYTKIFVGGLPYHTSDSSLRKYFEVFGEIEEAVVITDRQTGKSRGYGFVTMADRSAADRACKDPNPIIDGRKANVNLAYLGAKPRVMQQGFTFGVPQIHPAFIQRPYGIPAHYMYPQAFVQPSMVIPHVQPTAAAPATASSPYIDYTGAAYAQYSAAAASAAAAAAYEQYPYAASPAAAGYMATAGYGYAVQQPLAAAAPGSAAAAAAAFGQYQSQQLQADRMQ; this comes from the exons ATGCACACCACGCAAAAGGACACGACCTATACGAAGATTTTTGTCGGGGGTCTTCCCTACCACACCTCGGATTCAAGTCTCAGGAAATATTTTGAGGTGTTTGGTGAGATTGAAGAAGCGGTGGTCATTACCGACAGACAGACCGGCAAGTCTAGGGGTTATGGATTC GTGACGATGGCGGACCGCTCGGCTGCAGACCGGGCCTGTAAGGACCCCAACCCAATCATTGACGGCAGGAAGGCCAACGTCAACCTGGCCTACTTGGGGGCCAAGCCTCGGGTGATGCAGCAAG GCTTTACCTTTGGTGTTCCCCAAATTCACCCAGCGTTCATCCAAAGGCCTTATGG CATACCGGCCCACTATATGTACCCTCAGGCCTTCGTACAGCCTAGTATGGTCATCCCTCATGTGCAACCTACAGCTGCTGCACCCGCCACTGCCTCCTCCCCCTACATCGACTACACCGGAGCTGCCTACGCGCAGTATTCTGCAGCTGCAGCCagcgctgccgctgccgctgcatATGAGCAGTATCCGTACGCTGCATCCCCTGCCGCTGCAGGCTACATGGCTACTGCCGGGTATGGCTACGCAGTCCAGCAGCCTTTAGCCGCAGCTGCCCCAGGCTCAGCTGCCGCAGCAGCCGCAGCCTTTGGTCAGTATCAGTCTCAGCAGCTGCAAGCCGACCGCATGCAATAG
- the cap2 gene encoding adenylyl cyclase-associated protein 2, whose protein sequence is MEGLMERLEQAVTRLEKMSVTMAASSGLANGDCVNGIDGGLSLCVEAFDVLVTGPLSEYLNYSCAIGSEVEKHADLVNKAVQTQRTFLKMAATHHKPAQMELHDLLKPISDHIQEIQSFRERNRGSILFNHLSAVSESIPALGWVAVNQKPGPYVKEMNDAATFYTNRVLKDYKETLSLSNSDWVRSYLSIWTGMQSFIKQYHTTGLVWSKSGPQGPPSLLLSLTPPSAPSCHPPPPPPGPPPVFTDDDSQPQAGSAVAQHSALFSQLNQGMDITKVLKHVSDDKKTHKNSNLRSQATPTKTKSSGTVNSARAAVQKKPPLLELEGKKWRVENFEQKHDLTIEETELKQVVYVFGCNNSTLQIKGKINSIIIDNCKKLGLVFENAVGIVEIINSKGIQLQVLGTVPTISINTTAGCQVYLSKDSINCDIVSAKSSEMNILIPQDEEYREYPVPEQFKTVWDGSKLVTEPTEIAG, encoded by the exons ATGGAAGGTTTAATGGAGCGGCTGGAGCAAGCTGTGACTCGCCTGGAGAAGATGTCCGTCACAATGGCGGCGTCCAGCGGCTTGGCTAATGGGGACTGTGTCAATGGCATCGACGGAG gtttgtctctgtgtgtggagGCCTTCGACGTCCTAGTGACAGGTCCATTGTCAGAGTACCTGAACTACAGCTGCGCCATAGGAAGTGAAGTGGAGAAACAT GCGGACCTGGTTAACAAGGCCGTGCAGACTCAGAGAACTTTTCTCAAGATGGCCGCCACGCACCATAAACCTGCACAG ATGGAGCTGCACGACCTGCTGAAGCCAATTTCGGATCACATCCAGGAGATCCAGAGCTTCCGTGAACGAAACCGCGGCAGCATCCTCTTTAACCACCTGTCAGCGGTCAGTGAGAGCATCCCCGCTCTAGGCTGGGTGGCTGTG AATCAGAAGCCGGGTCCGTATGTGAAGGAGATGAACGATGCTGCCACCTTCTACACCAACAGAGTGCTGAAGGACTACAAGGAAACGTTAAGTCTGTCTAATTCT GACTGGGTGCGTTCTTACCTTTCAATCTGGACCGGGATGCAGTCCTTCATCAAACAGTACCACACTACAGGCCTGGTGTGGAGCAAGA GTGGTCCTCAGG GGCCCCCATCGCTCCTGCTCTCGTTGACCCCCCCCAGTGCTCCCTCCTGTcatcctccgcctcctccccccGGCCCACCTCCGGTCTTCACTGATGATGACTCCCAGCCTCAGGCGGGCAGTGCGGTGGCCCAACACTCAGCACTCTTTTCCCAGCTCAACCAGGGCATGGACATTACTAAAG TTCTGAAACACGTATCAGATGACAAGAAGACCCATAAGAACTCCAATCTGCGTTCACAAGCAACACCGACCAAAACAAAGTCCTCAGGGACCGTGAACTCAGCCAGGGCAGCTGTTCAGAAAAAGCCTCCTCTGCTGGAGCttgaggggaaaaaatggaGGGTG GAGAACTTTGAGCAGAAACACGACCTGACGATTGAGGAGACGGAGCTAAAACAAGTGGTCTACGTCTTTGGctgcaacaactccaccctTCAGATTAAGGGCAAAATTAACTCCATCATCATAG ACAACTGCAAGAAGCTGGGTTTGGTTTTTGAGAATGCCGTTGGGATTGTTGAGATCATCAACTCCAAGGGGATTCAGTTACAG GTGTTGGGAACAGTTCCCACCATTTCCATCAACACGACGGCGGGCTGCCAGGTCTACCTCAGCAAGGACTCCATCAACTGTGACATTGTCAGTGCCAAGAGCTCTGAGATGAACATCCTGATACCACAAGATGAGGAATAT AGGGAGTATCCAGTACCGGAGCAGTTCAAGACCGTTTGGGACGGCTCAAAACTGGTGACTGAGCCGACTGAAATCGCAGGCTGA
- the LOC117739081 gene encoding uncharacterized protein LOC117739081, with product MKTSKPAQQTSAQEECGVWLDTVQLKGKAKQKRLAHPIFKMLNPFAGGSGYSLAVALNFTQTKMEMPKTKQSSISTFFAPQGRVLNKMSSSKVPNMDPVQPSSSSTSTTHALTAPNPVVSGKKTKT from the exons ATGAAGACCTCCAAACCAGCACAACAGACCTCTGCTCAAGAGGAATGTGGTGTTTGGCTGGATACTGTGCAACTAAAAGGAAAAGCTAAACAG AAACGACTTGCCCATCCCATCTTTAAAATGCTGAATCCTTTTGCTGGAGGCAGCGGATATAGTTTGGCTGTGGCACTCAATTTCACCCAGACCAAAATGGAGATGCCAAAGACCAAACAGAGCTCTATATCAACCTTTTTTGCACCTCAGGGCAGAG TTCTCAATAAGATGTCTTCTTCTAAAGTGCCAAACATGGATCCAGTGCAGCCTTCTTCATCATCTACCTCGACCACACATGCCTTAACTGCACCCAACCCTGTAGTATCGGGGAAAAAAACGAAAACTTGA